One Catharus ustulatus isolate bCatUst1 chromosome 2, bCatUst1.pri.v2, whole genome shotgun sequence genomic window carries:
- the LOC116992017 gene encoding interleukin-18 receptor 1-like isoform X2, with the protein MFLFLDFQNKQEQFSFFFFWRRSEKYLKKMTLMIFLVMLIMESATEKLCPLRASIDVLEGEYFFLCYLESRQEHFQEEAYTVNWYKESAGKQQLIKETRRIVSQMNFLEFWPAELSDSGNYSVIHSNGKRNFTVQKWTLNVLERNKSSCFNENHLTTEIKSAGIGHSLKCSDLSVNENDSITWYKDCKKYEHETEREVNFRALTVQNSGIYTCKILISHEGTIYYSTNTIKLVVEEDAPEAFSLEIVGHHEEIETEIGKEKILNCTGFLGYYMQEDASLYWLINQTFPEQCTDIPENEPSICEEELKKLQLGNKFYITRLLRIKKVRDEDMHHNFTCMLQADESTQMKIVKLKKGKTQDLPVHIFTTGMVLALLFPFVAVAVVFVFVMFRVDFVLFYRSICRRDDTAGDGKEYDAFVSYLKDCVSPIEEEREFALKILPMILEENFGYKLCIFERDVFAGGAFVDDIHSFIDKSRRLIIILSQNYISDRAIYELESGLHKALVERKTKIILIEYTPIRDYNFLPESLSLLPSKRVVKWKKDKSLPVNSRFWKNLRYLMPAKPIKIKTTGHYNNLDLGSKTA; encoded by the exons ATGTTTTTGTTCTTAGACTTTCAGAACAAGCAGGAGcaattcagtttcttttttttttggagaagaAGTGAGAAGTATCTCAAGAAAATGACTCTGatgatttttttggtaatgTTGATCATGGAATCTGCCACTG AGAAGCTGTGCCCCCTTCGTGCCTCCATTGATGTTCTAGAAggggaatattttttcctttgttatcTTGAGTCAAGGCAAGAACATTTTCAGGAAGAAGCATACACAGTAAACTGGTACAAAGAaagtgctggaaagcagcagctgataAAGGAAACACGCAGAATTGTTTCACAAATGAATTTTCTGGAGTTTTGGCCAGCTGAACTCAGTGACTCTGGGAATTACTCTGTCATTCACAG caatggaaaaagaaatttcacagTTCAAAAGTGGACCTTGAATGtacttgaaagaaataaaagcagctgtTTCAATGAAAATCATTTaactacagaaattaaaagtgCTGGAATTGGTCATTCACTGAAATGCAGTGATTTGTCTGTCAATGAAAATGACAGCATAACATGGTACAAG GACTGTAAGAAGTATGAACATGAAACAGAGAGGGAAGTAAATTTTAGAGCCTTAACAGTACAGAACTCTGGGATATATACCTGTAAAATTTTAATCAGTCATGAAGGAACAATTTACTACAGCACAAATACAATCAAACTTGTAGTAGAAGAAG ATGCACCAGAGGCTTTCTCTTTGGAGATAGTTGGACATCATGAAgaaattgaaacagaaatag GTAAAGAAAAGATACTCAATTGCACAGGTTTCTTGGGTTATTATATGCAAGAAGATGCCAGCCTCTACTGGTTAATTAACCAAACGTTTCCAGAACAATGCACAGATATCCCTGAGAATGAACCTTCAATATGTGAAGAAGAActcaaaaaattaca GTTGGGAAACAAGTTCTATATCACAAGGCTACTACGGATTAAAAAAGTAAGAGATGAGGACATGCATCATAATTTCACCTGCATGTTGCAAGCTGATGAAAGCACACAGATGAAAatagtaaaactgaaaaaag GGAAGACTCAAGACCTGCCTGTGCACATATTTACTACTGGAATGGTCCTTGCTCTGCTATTTCCTTTTGTTGCTGTAGCTgtggtgtttgtgtttgtgaTGTTTAGGGTCGACTTCGTTCTGTTTTACAGAAGTATATGCAGGAGAGATGATACTGCTGGAG ATGGAAAAGAATATGATGCATTTGTGTCTTACCTGAAAGACTGTGTTTCTCCTATtgaagaagagagagaatttGCTTTGAAGATATTGCCCATGATACTAGAAGAAAACTTTGGGTACAAGTTATGTATATTTGAGAGGGATGTATTCGCTGGAGGAG CATTTGTTGATGATATCCATTCATTCATTGATAAAAGCAGAAGACTAATTATTATACTGAGCCAGAACTACATTTCTGACAGAGCCATATATGAACTTGAGAGTGGACTGCATAAAGCTCTAGTTGAAAGAAAAACTAAGATCATATTAATTGAATATACACCTATAAGAGACTACAATTTCTTGCCAGAATCACTGTCACTTTTACCATCAAAGAGGGTGGTGAAgtggaaaaaagataaatctcTTCCTGTGAATTCCAGATTTTGGAAGAACCTTCGGTACCTGATGCCAGCAAAGCCTATCAAGATAAAGACCACAGGGCACTATAATAATCTTGATTTAGGCTCAAAAACTGCCTAA
- the LOC116992017 gene encoding interleukin-18 receptor 1-like isoform X1 → MRFRRVASSSRISLEFGRLPLDPLSTWQDLHNFQNKQEQFSFFFFWRRSEKYLKKMTLMIFLVMLIMESATEKLCPLRASIDVLEGEYFFLCYLESRQEHFQEEAYTVNWYKESAGKQQLIKETRRIVSQMNFLEFWPAELSDSGNYSVIHSNGKRNFTVQKWTLNVLERNKSSCFNENHLTTEIKSAGIGHSLKCSDLSVNENDSITWYKDCKKYEHETEREVNFRALTVQNSGIYTCKILISHEGTIYYSTNTIKLVVEEDAPEAFSLEIVGHHEEIETEIGKEKILNCTGFLGYYMQEDASLYWLINQTFPEQCTDIPENEPSICEEELKKLQLGNKFYITRLLRIKKVRDEDMHHNFTCMLQADESTQMKIVKLKKGKTQDLPVHIFTTGMVLALLFPFVAVAVVFVFVMFRVDFVLFYRSICRRDDTAGDGKEYDAFVSYLKDCVSPIEEEREFALKILPMILEENFGYKLCIFERDVFAGGAFVDDIHSFIDKSRRLIIILSQNYISDRAIYELESGLHKALVERKTKIILIEYTPIRDYNFLPESLSLLPSKRVVKWKKDKSLPVNSRFWKNLRYLMPAKPIKIKTTGHYNNLDLGSKTA, encoded by the exons ATGAGATTCAGAAGAGTTGCAAGTTCAAGTCGCATCTCTCTGGAATTTGGAAGACTCCCTCTCGATCCACTTTCCACCTGGCAAGACTTGCATA ACTTTCAGAACAAGCAGGAGcaattcagtttcttttttttttggagaagaAGTGAGAAGTATCTCAAGAAAATGACTCTGatgatttttttggtaatgTTGATCATGGAATCTGCCACTG AGAAGCTGTGCCCCCTTCGTGCCTCCATTGATGTTCTAGAAggggaatattttttcctttgttatcTTGAGTCAAGGCAAGAACATTTTCAGGAAGAAGCATACACAGTAAACTGGTACAAAGAaagtgctggaaagcagcagctgataAAGGAAACACGCAGAATTGTTTCACAAATGAATTTTCTGGAGTTTTGGCCAGCTGAACTCAGTGACTCTGGGAATTACTCTGTCATTCACAG caatggaaaaagaaatttcacagTTCAAAAGTGGACCTTGAATGtacttgaaagaaataaaagcagctgtTTCAATGAAAATCATTTaactacagaaattaaaagtgCTGGAATTGGTCATTCACTGAAATGCAGTGATTTGTCTGTCAATGAAAATGACAGCATAACATGGTACAAG GACTGTAAGAAGTATGAACATGAAACAGAGAGGGAAGTAAATTTTAGAGCCTTAACAGTACAGAACTCTGGGATATATACCTGTAAAATTTTAATCAGTCATGAAGGAACAATTTACTACAGCACAAATACAATCAAACTTGTAGTAGAAGAAG ATGCACCAGAGGCTTTCTCTTTGGAGATAGTTGGACATCATGAAgaaattgaaacagaaatag GTAAAGAAAAGATACTCAATTGCACAGGTTTCTTGGGTTATTATATGCAAGAAGATGCCAGCCTCTACTGGTTAATTAACCAAACGTTTCCAGAACAATGCACAGATATCCCTGAGAATGAACCTTCAATATGTGAAGAAGAActcaaaaaattaca GTTGGGAAACAAGTTCTATATCACAAGGCTACTACGGATTAAAAAAGTAAGAGATGAGGACATGCATCATAATTTCACCTGCATGTTGCAAGCTGATGAAAGCACACAGATGAAAatagtaaaactgaaaaaag GGAAGACTCAAGACCTGCCTGTGCACATATTTACTACTGGAATGGTCCTTGCTCTGCTATTTCCTTTTGTTGCTGTAGCTgtggtgtttgtgtttgtgaTGTTTAGGGTCGACTTCGTTCTGTTTTACAGAAGTATATGCAGGAGAGATGATACTGCTGGAG ATGGAAAAGAATATGATGCATTTGTGTCTTACCTGAAAGACTGTGTTTCTCCTATtgaagaagagagagaatttGCTTTGAAGATATTGCCCATGATACTAGAAGAAAACTTTGGGTACAAGTTATGTATATTTGAGAGGGATGTATTCGCTGGAGGAG CATTTGTTGATGATATCCATTCATTCATTGATAAAAGCAGAAGACTAATTATTATACTGAGCCAGAACTACATTTCTGACAGAGCCATATATGAACTTGAGAGTGGACTGCATAAAGCTCTAGTTGAAAGAAAAACTAAGATCATATTAATTGAATATACACCTATAAGAGACTACAATTTCTTGCCAGAATCACTGTCACTTTTACCATCAAAGAGGGTGGTGAAgtggaaaaaagataaatctcTTCCTGTGAATTCCAGATTTTGGAAGAACCTTCGGTACCTGATGCCAGCAAAGCCTATCAAGATAAAGACCACAGGGCACTATAATAATCTTGATTTAGGCTCAAAAACTGCCTAA